The genomic DNA GCAGATGTATGAATTAGAAATAAAAATGCGCGATTCAATAAACAGCGAATCAACCCGTAAAGCGAGTATAAAAAATCAACTCAAATACGAATACGAAAAACAAGCTGCAGCCGATTCAGTGGCACACGCAAAAGAATCAGAAGTTAAAAACGCTGAAATAGCCAAACAAACAGCCGAGATCAAAGCCAAAAAAAATCAGCAATACGCATTGTTTGGCGGTTTGGGCTTAGTGTTAATTTTCGCGGGAGTCATGTTCAATCGCTTTAAAGTAACTCAAAAACAAAAAGGAATAATTGAAAGTCAAAAGTTAGAAGTAGAAAGTCAAAAGAAAATAGTGGAAGAAAAGCAAAAGGAAGTGTTGGATTCCATACATTATGCGCGAAGAATTCAAATGGCGCAGATACCGTCTGAAAAGAGGGTAGAAAGTACCTTGAATCGTTTGAGGAATTGAATTTTTCTTATAGCTTTATGTTTTGAAACATTTCCGATTAATATTTTTATTGATGGTCATGCTGAACTTGTTTCAGCATCTACAAGTTAATGCGCAAGACCATGTAATTGATTCTTTAAAACTCGCTCTTCAAAATGCTAAGCATGATACAACGCGTTGCAATATTCTAAACGCAATAATTGAATCAGAAAATGATGATGCGGTGTGGCCTAAATACAATGATCAATTAAAGGGAATTGCAGAAACAAATCTCAAAAAAACTCCACAAACCCACCCGGTGTACAAAATTTTTAATAAGCATTTGGCCGTAGCTCTTCATAGAATCGGGCATACATACAAAAGTCAAGGTGATATTCCAAAGGCTTTAGAAAATTTCAATAATAGTTTAAAAATATGTGAAGAGATAGGAGATAAAAAAGAAATCGCCACTTTATTAAACAACTTGGGAGTTATTTACTTTTATCAAGGTGATATCCAAAAAGCTTTAGAACAATATGCCAGAAGTTTAAAAATAAGAGAAGAGATAGGAGATAAGAGCGGAATCGCTTTTTCTTTAAATAATCTTGCGTTTATTTACCAAAAACAAGACGATATCCCAAATGCCTTGAAATACTTTAGTATGAGTTTAAAAATGCGAGAGGAAATTGGAGATAAAAAAGGAATAGCCACTGTTTTAAACAACATAGGGGCTATTTACTATGATCAAGGTGATCCTTTGAATACATCTTTTAAGCAAGATGCGCTCAGTGCTGGTTTCACTAAGGCTTTGGAGTATTTTGACAGGAGTTTAAAAATTAAGGAAGAGATTGGTGATAAATTAGGAACCGCTAATTTGTTAAACAACATTGGAGTTATTTACTCCGAGCATGGTGATCCTTCGGTTACATCTTCTAAGGAAGATGCGCTTAGTGCCGGTTTCACTAAAGCTTTGGAGTATTACGGTAAGAGTTTAAAAATACGAGAGGAAATCGGAGATAAAGAAGCAATAGCTGCTACTTTAAATAACATAGGGGTTATTTACATAAAACAAAAGAAATACAGTAAAGCTCTTGATTTTTGTACACGATCCATGAAGGCCAGCAGAGAAATTGGTTTTCCTCAATATATTAGAGACGCATCCGAACGACTCAATCAAATCTACAAAGCCACCGGCAATTACAAACTCGCTTTAGAAAATTACGAACTTTACATAAAAATGCGTGATAGCATTAACAACGAATCAACTCGCAAAGCGAGTATAAAAAACCAGCTTAAATACGAGTACGATAAACAGGCCGCCGCCGATTCTGTTGCGCACGCCAAAGACTCTGAAATAAAAAATGCCGAACTTGCCAAACAAACAGCCGAGATTAAAGCCAAAAAAAATCAGCAATACGCATTGTTTAGCGGTTTGGGCTTAGTGTTAATTTTCGCTGGAGTCATGTTCAATCGCTTTAAAGTAACTCAAAAACAAAAAGGAATAATTGAAAGTCAAAAGTCAGAAGTAGAAAGTCAAAAGAAAATAGTGGAAGAAAAGCAAAAGGAAGTGTTGGATTCCATACATTATGCGCGAAGAATTCAAATGGCGCAGATACCAAGTGAAAAAGTAGTAGAGAGGATATTAG from Sphingobacteriaceae bacterium includes the following:
- a CDS encoding tetratricopeptide repeat protein, producing MFQHLQVNAQDHVIDSLKLALQNAKHDTTRCNILNAIIESENDDAVWPKYNDQLKGIAETNLKKTPQTHPVYKIFNKHLAVALHRIGHTYKSQGDIPKALENFNNSLKICEEIGDKKEIATLLNNLGVIYFYQGDIQKALEQYARSLKIREEIGDKSGIAFSLNNLAFIYQKQDDIPNALKYFSMSLKMREEIGDKKGIATVLNNIGAIYYDQGDPLNTSFKQDALSAGFTKALEYFDRSLKIKEEIGDKLGTANLLNNIGVIYSEHGDPSVTSSKEDALSAGFTKALEYYGKSLKIREEIGDKEAIAATLNNIGVIYIKQKKYSKALDFCTRSMKASREIGFPQYIRDASERLNQIYKATGNYKLALENYELYIKMRDSINNESTRKASIKNQLKYEYDKQAAADSVAHAKDSEIKNAELAKQTAEIKAKKNQQYALFSGLGLVLIFAGVMFNRFKVTQKQKGIIESQKSEVESQKKIVEEKQKEVLDSIHYARRIQMAQIPSEKVVERILAKLKS